The following is a genomic window from Flavobacteriales bacterium.
CTCTCCGAGTCCATAGGTAGCAGCCGATGAGGCATAGACCATGGGTAGTGCATGCTCGATGCATTTGTTCCAGAGCGCTTTGGTGTAGTTCAGGTTCAATTCATCGAATATCTCCGTGTCGAATTCAGTGGTATCGGTGCGCGCACCGATATGGAAGATGAACTGGACGAAACGTTCGTTCTCATCCAACCATTGGATGAGGTCTTTCCGGTCTACCAGGGCGGTGTAGGTCTTGTCCTCCAGATTGGGCATCTTGCCTTCGCGTTCGGCCTTCTCAAAGTCGTCCACCAGGATCAAGTCATTGAAATCCTCCTGATTCAATTTGGAGACCAGACAACTCCCGATAAACCCTGCAGCTCCTGTGATAATTATCATGGGCGTGAAGGTACATAAGCAGAGAATTCGCTGCCGAATTCTATAAAAAGGGCTGAAATTGACCAGCAATGGGTATAAAACCTACCATTGATGGGTATTGCAGGAAAGGGAGTCGGATGCAATATTTGTTAGTACAACACGACTCGCACTAAGGTCCTCACGAGAATAGCGCAGAAGGGAAAGGAATTGAATGGATCCGCATTCGACCCGATCGAGTCACAGTGAGAGCCAAAGATTTGGTTTAGTGGCGTCCCCTCTGCATTCCCGCTCAACAGAGGGGATGCTCTTTTTGCTACCCACTAAAATAAGGGAATCAGCGTATCTACCTCTCTCGTACCGCTCAAAACAGCATATCTTCACGGGCTCATGTCCACTATGGTGTAAATGGCAGAGGTGCAACTCATACGTAGAGAACGATTCAATGCCGCCCACAAACTCTGGGTAGCGGATTGGAGTACAGAGAAGAATCACGAGGTATTCGGGAAATGCGCCAATGAGAATTGGCATGGTCACAATTACGAACTCTTTGTGACCGTTAAAGGTGCACCCGATCCGGTAACCGGTATGGTCATGGACCTCAAGGATCTCAAGCATATCATCCATAAGGAAGTCATCGATGATCTCGATCATCGGAATCTGGATATGGATGTGCCTTGGATGAATGGGCGCATATCCACTGCCGAGAACATTGCCATAGCCATTTGGGAGCGATTGGAAAGTCCTATTGCAGATCAGGGTGCGCGATTGCATCAGGTCAGGCTATGGGAGACCGAGAATAACATCATAGACTATTTTGGATCATGAGCGCAGAGGCCATCAGATTAGAACCCGATTATCAGAAATCCTACGAACGCGTGGAGGAATACAATTCAGAAAAGACCGAAGCCATAGCCCGTCTCTATGATGATGTGCTTAAGCAATTGGGAGAAGATCCTACGCGAGAAGGGCTTCTCAAGACGCCTGAGCGTGTGGCAAAAGCCTTGCAGTTCTTGACCCATGGATATGACATGGATCCTGAGTCCATTCTACGTGGTGCCATGTTCGCTGAGGAATATTCACAGATGGTGGTCGTCAAGAGCATCGAGGTATACTCCATGTGCGAGCATCACATGTTACCTTTCTTCGGAAAGGCCCACGTGGCATACATCCCTGATGGTCACATCGTGGGGTTGAGCAAGATTCCCCGAGTAGTGGATGTCTTTGCCCGTAGGTTGCAGGTACAGGAGCGATTGACCAATGAGATCAGGGATTGTATCCAAGAAACGCTCAGTCCAGCGGGTGTTGCTGTGGTGATAGAGGCCCAGCACATGTGCATGCAGATGCGTGGCGTACAGAAGCAGAA
Proteins encoded in this region:
- a CDS encoding 6-carboxytetrahydropterin synthase; its protein translation is MAEVQLIRRERFNAAHKLWVADWSTEKNHEVFGKCANENWHGHNYELFVTVKGAPDPVTGMVMDLKDLKHIIHKEVIDDLDHRNLDMDVPWMNGRISTAENIAIAIWERLESPIADQGARLHQVRLWETENNIIDYFGS
- the folE gene encoding GTP cyclohydrolase I FolE, whose product is MSAEAIRLEPDYQKSYERVEEYNSEKTEAIARLYDDVLKQLGEDPTREGLLKTPERVAKALQFLTHGYDMDPESILRGAMFAEEYSQMVVVKSIEVYSMCEHHMLPFFGKAHVAYIPDGHIVGLSKIPRVVDVFARRLQVQERLTNEIRDCIQETLSPAGVAVVIEAQHMCMQMRGVQKQ